A window of Vigna unguiculata cultivar IT97K-499-35 chromosome 4, ASM411807v1, whole genome shotgun sequence contains these coding sequences:
- the LOC114182381 gene encoding cinnamoyl-CoA reductase-like SNL6 isoform X1 — translation MGVMCTWESEKVETEAFCRKLVAAAGKDDEGGRNHHLVSSYYEDGDEKGTLLCVTSGVSYVGLALVNHLLQLGYSLRITVENPEEMEKVKEIEKSAEGKLEAIMAKLTDIDGLEKAFQGCRGVFHTSAFTDPAGLSGYTKSMAEIEVRVAENVMEACARTPSIKRCVFTSSLAACVWQDTAQPDLTPVINHGSWSSESFCIEKKLWYALGKMRAEKAAWRIANEKGLKLTTICPALITGPQFCHRNPTATIAYLKGGQEMYSLGLLATVDVTKLAEAHASVLKAMNNNASGRYICFDKVIDSQSGAENLAKEIGMPKEKICGEASNSSVRRFELSNEKLCRLMSRPLRCYSEYQMK, via the exons ATGGGTGTTATGTGCACATGGGAGAGTGAGAAGGTGGAGACGGAGGCCTTTTGCCGGAAATTGGTGGCGGCCGCCGGAAAAGACGATGAAGGAGGAAGAAACCACCACCTGGTTTCTTCTtattatgaagatggtgatgaaAAAGGAACATTGTTATGTGTTACAAGTGGTGTTTCTTATGTTGGACTTGCCTTGGTCAACCATCTCTTGCAATTGGGTTACTCTCTTCGGATCACAGTGGAAAACCCAG AGGAGATGGAGAAAGTGAAGGAAATTGAGAAAAGTGCAGAGGGAAAGTTGGAAGCAATAATGGCAAAGCTAACTGACATTGATGGGTTGGAGAAAGCATTTCAGGGCTGTCGTGGAGTTTTTCACACCTCTGCATTCACAGATCCTGCAGGTCTTTCTGGATACACA AAATCCATGGCTGAGATTGAAGTTAGAGTTGCTGagaatgtgatggaagcatgtgCAAGAACACCTTCAATAAAGAGATGTGTGTTCACTTCCTCACTAGCAGCTTGTGTGTGGCAAGACACTGCACAACCAGACCTCACCCCAGTTATTAATCATGGCTCTTGGAGCAGTGAATCATTCTGCATAGAAAAGAAG CTCTGGTATGCACTGGGGAAGATGAGAGCAGAAAAAGCTGCTTGGAGAATAGCCAATGAGAAGGGTTTGAAACTCACTACCATTTGCCCTGCTCTAATTACAGGTCCTCAATTTTGTCACAGGAATCCAACAGCAACAATTGCTTACCTCAAAG GTGGTCAAGAAATGTATTCTCTTGGTCTGCTAGCAACTGTGGATGTGACAAAACTGGCAGAAGCTCATGCAAGTGTGTTGAAGGCAATGAACAACAATGCTTCTGGTAGATACATTTGCTTTGATAAAGTAATAGATTCACAAAGTGGGGCAGAGAATTTGGCCAAGGAGATTGGAATGCCTAAGGAAAAGATATGTGGAGAAGCATCAAACAGTTCTGTACGAAGATTTGAACTGTCTAATGAGAAGTTATGCAGACTCATGTCAAGGCCACTCAGGTGTTACAGTGAATATCAGATGAAATAA
- the LOC114182381 gene encoding cinnamoyl-CoA reductase-like SNL6 isoform X2, which yields MKEEETTTWFLLIMKMVMKKEHCYVLQVVFLMLDLPWSTISCNWVTLFGSQWKTQMMVVVKNGWLICAEEMEKVKEIEKSAEGKLEAIMAKLTDIDGLEKAFQGCRGVFHTSAFTDPAGLSGYTKSMAEIEVRVAENVMEACARTPSIKRCVFTSSLAACVWQDTAQPDLTPVINHGSWSSESFCIEKKLWYALGKMRAEKAAWRIANEKGLKLTTICPALITGPQFCHRNPTATIAYLKGGQEMYSLGLLATVDVTKLAEAHASVLKAMNNNASGRYICFDKVIDSQSGAENLAKEIGMPKEKICGEASNSSVRRFELSNEKLCRLMSRPLRCYSEYQMK from the exons ATGAAGGAGGAAGAAACCACCACCTGGTTTCTTCTtattatgaagatggtgatgaaAAAGGAACATTGTTATGTGTTACAAGTGGTGTTTCTTATGTTGGACTTGCCTTGGTCAACCATCTCTTGCAATTGGGTTACTCTCTTCGGATCACAGTGGAAAACCCAG ATGATGGTAGTAGTTAAGAATGGTTGGTTGATTTGTGCAGAGGAGATGGAGAAAGTGAAGGAAATTGAGAAAAGTGCAGAGGGAAAGTTGGAAGCAATAATGGCAAAGCTAACTGACATTGATGGGTTGGAGAAAGCATTTCAGGGCTGTCGTGGAGTTTTTCACACCTCTGCATTCACAGATCCTGCAGGTCTTTCTGGATACACA AAATCCATGGCTGAGATTGAAGTTAGAGTTGCTGagaatgtgatggaagcatgtgCAAGAACACCTTCAATAAAGAGATGTGTGTTCACTTCCTCACTAGCAGCTTGTGTGTGGCAAGACACTGCACAACCAGACCTCACCCCAGTTATTAATCATGGCTCTTGGAGCAGTGAATCATTCTGCATAGAAAAGAAG CTCTGGTATGCACTGGGGAAGATGAGAGCAGAAAAAGCTGCTTGGAGAATAGCCAATGAGAAGGGTTTGAAACTCACTACCATTTGCCCTGCTCTAATTACAGGTCCTCAATTTTGTCACAGGAATCCAACAGCAACAATTGCTTACCTCAAAG GTGGTCAAGAAATGTATTCTCTTGGTCTGCTAGCAACTGTGGATGTGACAAAACTGGCAGAAGCTCATGCAAGTGTGTTGAAGGCAATGAACAACAATGCTTCTGGTAGATACATTTGCTTTGATAAAGTAATAGATTCACAAAGTGGGGCAGAGAATTTGGCCAAGGAGATTGGAATGCCTAAGGAAAAGATATGTGGAGAAGCATCAAACAGTTCTGTACGAAGATTTGAACTGTCTAATGAGAAGTTATGCAGACTCATGTCAAGGCCACTCAGGTGTTACAGTGAATATCAGATGAAATAA
- the LOC114180243 gene encoding eukaryotic translation initiation factor 3 subunit G-like codes for MAAHHGEPAKLRWGELEEDDGEDLDFLLPPRQVIGPDDNGIKKVIEYKFDDDGNKVKITTTTRTRKLANARLSKRAVERRSWPKFGDAVHEDVGSRLTMVSTEEILLERPKPLGSKTEEPKTAGDPLAQFQKGAVLMVCRTCGKKGDHWTSRCPYKDLAPPSEGFVDKPATLDAAAATGGATKGAYVPPGMRAGAERSGGSDMRRRNDENSVRVTNLSEDTREPDLLELFRPFGPVSRVYVAIDQKTSMSRGFGFVNFVNREDAQRAITKLNGYGYDNLILRVEWATPRAN; via the exons ATGGCGGCGCATCATGGGGAACCGGCGAAGCTGCGGTGGGGCGAGCTGGAGGAGGACGACGGCGAGGATCTGGACTTCCTCCTCCCGCCGCGACAGGTCATAGGGCCCGACGACAACGGCATAAAGAAGGTCATCGAGTACAAGTTCGACGACGACGGCAACAAGGTCAAGATCACCACCACCACGCGCACCCGCAAACTCGCCAACGCGCGTCTCAGCAAACGTGCCGTCGAGCGTCGCTCCTGGCCCAAATTCGGCGACGCCGTTCATGAAGACGTCGGCAGCCGCCTCACCATGGTCTCCACCGAAGAAATCCTCCTCGAACGCCCTAAACCTCTTG GCTCCAAAACAGAGGAGCCAAAGACTGCTGGGGACCCCTTGGCTCAATTCCAGAAAGGTGCTGTTCTGATGGTGTGTAGGACATGTGGGAAGAAGGGTGATCACTGGACCTCAAGGTGTCCATACAAGGATCTTGCCCCACCATCTGAGGGATTCGTGGATAAGCCTGCAACATTAGATGCTGCAGCAGCAACAGGTGGTGCAACCAAGGGAGCCTACGTGCCTCCTGGTATGAGGGCAGGGGCTGAGAGGAGTGGTGGATCTGATATGCGGCGGAGGAACGATGAGAACTCTGTGAGGGTAACCAACCTCTCTGAAGACACAAGAGAGCCTGATTTGCTGGAGCTGTTCCGTCCTTTTGGTCCTGTGAGCAGAGTTTATGTTGCCATTGATCAGAAGACCAGCATGAGCAGGGGCTTTGGCTTTGTTAACTTTGTCAACAGGGAAGATGCGCAGAGAGCTATCACCAAACTCAATGGGTATGGTTACGACAATCTCATACTTAGAGTTGAATGGGCAACCCCAAGGGCAAACTAG